A segment of the Anopheles cruzii unplaced genomic scaffold, idAnoCruzAS_RS32_06 scaffold02261_ctg1, whole genome shotgun sequence genome:
gctggcggctagctggctctaccaatatcggcggctattggtaacactcccccccagtacgacgacgcggttgtcggttgacgtcttcgtacgatagcctgctagcggctgccgcgcctgacagtttgtgtattgtttacCTGCGCTAGCTTGTCTCGTCTGTCAGGctgtctgttgctgttgttttcccgcttctacgttacgttttctatcaacacgttcgctatcaacctctctccctgctaatgcctttggtgaggcctgattattacgtatttcgcgatttactagtacctctcttctagggttttcgtgcggcctcgcggcctatgcccttgccgggcatccctaattctatgcccttgccgggccgggtatcgttcttgtttgggttcggatggcatcacgtcgagaacggcgagtttcgtgacgggtcgtacataagtgtttttcgccgtcctgacgcttgctgatctaacctgtccgtcccgcttgctgacgaacactcggtccaccgcgcccttcggccagtagtttcggggtagcttgggatcggctattactaccacgtcaccgatggaagccgctaacggcgtcgctagattgtccgggttcattttaagcttattgGACAGCAAAATCACAGCCACgagcacgaagtcgagaacgaagcgcggagtggtcgccgtaaacatgctcgacgccgTCAGCAGTATAGCATAGTCGAAGACAAACTCGCCGcttatgatcgaaccgacggtggtcgcaaagatagacacaatgaacgccgccacgatcgcttgcacctgtaccgacGCTATGTTGCcagggaccattccgccgctcgggtggctgggatcaccaccacctccgaccgcatctcttcctgccgcgtcaccatcgccatcgccaccagcattgtccagctgcgcccgcttcgccacggccatcgcgccATCACCCTCACCGACATCAAGACCAGCCAGGCTGCCGGTCTCGGCACTGCTGAtaccgccccggtggtccgtctccgacgatgcgatcgacgtcgtgatgatcgaggttggtgaaccgctcgccgataatggatgattcggagactcatccgctccatcaccgttgttgccttcgtcactccgagactgagctgctactacgttctgcctctggttggtgcctccacagacggtccatcctaggcgggacttgaccgctaccggcgtgtttgctgcgccctctcgacatttcagtaccagccctacttgaaggtgcccaattccgatgaggagtcttgggcgggcatttgagtacgtgtccagtggcaggccccgcaggtgggggtaatgggcttgtagggctttgccgtcgagcgattgctccggcaggtccagtttccgcaccgtcttcactcCGGCCAGAGCATACTGGTGCCCCTGTAGCTTGCCCGAAACCGTCAGTGTAACGCTGCGCGATGCCTTCTCCACGCGAGTGACCCCACCCGTCCATTGTAGGTgtaggggctggctgggcccctcgaggccgagttcatcagcgagcccgtcctccaccagcgtgaaggacgacccttcgtccacgaaggccactgccgtaaccggtccgctcttaccgtatagtgtgacgggatggtaccgaaaccgggggctggcattgcaatcctcacaggtttgaacgcagtgcgttgcgtgctctcctgcggctgacgacggctcgctagcggtggccaccgtagccgttccttcgcggtgcagtagggcgtggtgttgttccgtacacccctggctgccacatgaccgagctgtgcatgggcccttatgccgacgcaggcaaacgaagcacaggcgACTCGCCCTGGCGACCTTCCACCGGTCCTCTATGctcgtgttgatgaagcggccgcatcgatctACCGCACGGCATACCCctccgcaaccggcacacgtatttgccggcggagtgggcgtgcggtttggtgaggccgttctgggagcggggagcggtccctggcgtgtggcctgactctccgatctcatctccggcggtgagtCCTTGCTTTGTGTCCAGGAGAGGGGGCTGAGGGTTTCTGCTGTCGCGTACAGCCATCGGCTGAATGTGGTAAGGTTCGACGCCTCTCCAGGCGACTGCATCACCCACATTTGCTGCAGCGAGATGGGCAACTTCCCCAGCAACTGGTGTAATAGGGTGCTGTTGTGGCAGTACTCCTGTGCCCCGCAAATTCCGATATTTTCTACGCAGTTCTGCACCGCTACCGCGAAGTCGATGAGCGCCTCCCATtgtccttcccggaccggcggcagtcggttcatcttttcggtgagcaggTGCACTATCCGCAGGGGGTGACCGAAGCGCATCTTCAGCGTGGCGATCACTCTTTCCACGTTGTCGGGGTGAAGTAGGAGACACCTCACCGTCTCGAGCGCCTTCCCGCGCAAGCTCCTCTCCAACCGCATGAGGTTTTCGTCTGCGGTGAAGCCACACCTCATTGTGCTTCGGTTGAAGGAGGCGAGGAAGGTTGGCCACTGTTCCACGTTGCCGTCGAAAACGGGTAACTCCTGCGAGGCGGCACCTTGTCTCGCGGCCACCTGTGACCGCGACAGTTGGAATTCGCCCGCTGAGTCTCCCCAGTTGTCGTAAAATTCCGGGTCGGTAGCCATCCGGATCGCggttgagctggctggcggccgacgggctggctcagccgggctctctcgggggctctctcggggactcgggcagTAACGCACTGGGTGCCGTGGTACGCTGGCTCGG
Coding sequences within it:
- the LOC128276730 gene encoding uncharacterized protein LOC128276730 translates to PRFRYHPVTLYGKSGPVTAVAFVDEGSSFTLVEDGLADELGLEGPSQPLHLQWTGGVTRVEKASRSVTLTVSGKLQGHQYALAGVKTVRKLDLPEQSLDGKALQAHYPHLRGLPLDTYSNARPRLLIGIGHLQVGLVLKCREGAANTPVAVKSRLGWTVCGGTNQRQNVVAAQSRS